One Nitrospira sp. DNA window includes the following coding sequences:
- the glgX gene encoding glycogen debranching protein GlgX produces the protein MKVWPGRPYPLGATWDGEGVNVSLFSENATSVELCLFDGPDASQESHRIRVEERTNQTWHAYLPEGRPGLHYGFRVNGPYDPPAGHRFNPAKLLLDPYAKSIADTIRLSDRMFGYQLGDAESDLVRDDRDNAEDMPKCVVVDQAFSWGGDRLLHTPWSKTVIYEVHVKGFTARHPHVPEHLRGTYAGLSTPAVIEYLQGLGVTAVELLPVHHAVQDKHLTDQGLTNYWGYNTIGFFAPDMRYAASPVRGRHVREFKTMVKTLHSAGIEVILDVVYNHTAEGNHLGPTLSFRGIDNAAYYRLMADDPRYYMDYTGCGNSLNVRHPRTLQLIMDSLRYWVLDMHVDGFRFDLASTLARELHEVDRLSAFFDIIHQDPILSQVKLIAEPWDLGAGGYQVGNFPVGWAEWNGKYRDAIRRYWKGDGGQVAELAYRLSGSSDLYETSGRRPFASINFITAHDGFSLHDLVSYNEKHNEANGEGNQDGHNDNLSWNCGVEGPTDDRAVLDLRLQQKRNMLTTLLLSQGVPMLCGGDEIGRTQQGNNNAYCQDNELSWHEWNLTSEDRVLLGFVRQLIALRQQHPVFRRRRFFQGRQIHGSEIKDIVWLRPDGNEMDEADWSQGYLRALGIVLAGDAIEETDARGNPIVDDTFLLLLNAHHEAIPFLLPAGEGSAAWGVVLDTSTGGMAHQGTFVVGTYSIAPRSMAVLCRRSAVSS, from the coding sequence ATGAAGGTATGGCCAGGCCGACCTTATCCGCTGGGGGCAACGTGGGATGGGGAGGGGGTGAACGTCTCCCTGTTCTCCGAGAATGCGACGTCGGTGGAGTTGTGTCTCTTTGACGGGCCGGACGCCTCTCAGGAATCTCATCGGATTCGAGTGGAGGAACGGACCAATCAAACGTGGCATGCCTATCTGCCGGAGGGACGCCCTGGCCTCCATTACGGGTTTCGAGTCAACGGCCCCTATGACCCGCCCGCGGGACACCGGTTCAATCCGGCAAAGCTGTTGCTTGACCCCTATGCCAAATCCATCGCCGATACCATTCGGTTGTCGGATCGCATGTTCGGCTACCAGCTTGGTGATGCCGAGAGCGATCTCGTGCGTGATGATCGCGACAATGCGGAAGATATGCCGAAGTGTGTCGTGGTGGATCAAGCCTTTAGCTGGGGGGGCGATCGCCTGCTCCACACGCCGTGGTCAAAAACAGTGATCTACGAAGTGCACGTCAAGGGATTCACGGCCAGGCATCCGCATGTGCCGGAACATTTGCGTGGCACGTATGCCGGGTTATCGACGCCGGCGGTCATCGAATATCTTCAAGGGTTGGGAGTGACGGCCGTCGAGCTCTTGCCCGTGCATCATGCGGTGCAGGACAAACATCTGACGGATCAGGGGCTGACGAACTATTGGGGGTATAACACCATCGGATTTTTTGCGCCGGACATGCGCTACGCGGCGTCACCCGTCCGTGGGCGGCATGTGCGGGAGTTCAAGACGATGGTGAAGACTCTACACAGCGCCGGCATCGAGGTCATTCTGGATGTGGTCTATAACCATACGGCCGAGGGCAATCACCTTGGGCCGACGCTGTCCTTTCGCGGCATCGACAATGCGGCCTACTACCGCCTCATGGCCGACGACCCCCGCTATTACATGGACTACACTGGGTGTGGGAACAGTCTGAATGTCCGGCATCCGCGAACGCTCCAGTTGATCATGGACAGTTTGCGGTATTGGGTGCTGGATATGCACGTGGATGGGTTTCGATTCGACCTCGCCTCCACATTGGCAAGAGAACTTCATGAAGTGGATCGTCTGAGCGCGTTTTTCGACATCATTCACCAGGACCCCATTCTCTCTCAGGTGAAGTTGATTGCAGAGCCGTGGGATCTCGGAGCCGGGGGATATCAGGTCGGCAATTTCCCCGTGGGGTGGGCGGAATGGAACGGCAAGTACCGTGATGCGATTCGACGCTACTGGAAAGGAGACGGTGGGCAAGTCGCCGAGTTGGCCTATCGGCTCTCCGGCAGCAGTGATTTGTATGAGACGAGCGGGCGGCGCCCGTTCGCCAGCATCAACTTCATCACGGCGCATGATGGTTTCAGCCTACACGATCTGGTCTCGTACAACGAGAAACATAACGAGGCCAACGGTGAGGGCAACCAGGACGGTCACAATGACAACCTCAGTTGGAATTGTGGTGTCGAAGGCCCTACCGACGATCGCGCGGTTCTGGATCTGCGTCTCCAGCAGAAGCGGAATATGTTGACCACGCTGTTGCTGTCGCAGGGGGTGCCCATGCTCTGCGGGGGAGATGAAATCGGGCGGACTCAGCAGGGTAATAACAACGCCTATTGCCAGGACAACGAACTCAGTTGGCACGAGTGGAATCTGACGTCGGAAGACCGCGTCCTGCTCGGATTCGTCCGGCAGCTGATCGCGTTGCGTCAGCAACACCCGGTCTTTCGTCGTCGCCGGTTCTTTCAGGGACGGCAGATCCATGGGTCAGAAATTAAAGATATCGTCTGGCTGCGTCCGGATGGCAACGAAATGGATGAGGCGGACTGGAGTCAAGGCTATCTGCGTGCCTTGGGCATCGTGTTGGCAGGGGATGCCATTGAGGAAACGGATGCCCGCGGGAATCCGATTGTGGACGACACGTTCTTGCTACTCCTGAACGCGCACCATGAAGCGATTCCGTTTCTGTTGCCGGCCGGCGAGGGCAGTGCCGCCTGGGGCGTTGTGCTGGACACCAGCACCGGCGGCATGGCGCACCAGGGCACCTTTGTCGTCGGCACCTATAGCATTGCACCCCGTTCCATGGCTGTCTTGTGTCGACGTTCGGCGGTCTCATCGTAA
- a CDS encoding CBS domain-containing protein, protein MNDDHRHTDLPRPMPAGTRRPTAGIYRESLRNEQLGLLPGDVKQVKEVMSSKVTTATPRTSLTEAAGLMKKLDVPVVVVYDGARLKGMLTERDMALSQAIQRASPKAAIERFMRTSIPPCFDDDLLRDALDLMRASKLEWLPVLDRRHRLVGVLPIYVPQP, encoded by the coding sequence ATGAATGACGATCATCGACACACCGATCTTCCAAGACCCATGCCGGCTGGGACGCGTCGCCCGACAGCGGGGATCTACCGGGAGTCGCTCCGGAACGAGCAGTTGGGGTTGCTGCCGGGAGACGTCAAGCAGGTCAAAGAAGTCATGAGCTCGAAGGTGACCACGGCAACCCCACGGACAAGTCTCACCGAGGCGGCTGGATTGATGAAGAAACTCGATGTGCCCGTGGTCGTGGTGTACGACGGGGCGCGGCTGAAAGGCATGCTCACGGAACGTGACATGGCACTCAGTCAAGCCATTCAACGCGCGTCGCCGAAGGCGGCGATCGAGCGTTTCATGCGCACCTCGATCCCGCCCTGTTTTGACGATGATCTCCTCAGGGATGCCCTCGACCTCATGCGTGCGTCCAAGCTGGAGTGGCTTCCTGTGCTGGATCGTCGGCATCGCCTCGTCGGGGTCCTACCCATCTATGTTCCTCAGCCCTGA
- a CDS encoding PepSY domain-containing protein, translating to MKQAIAIALLSGLVTSPAWAVFETNAQLAASATVSLEDAVKHALKAVPGKAVEAEIGKEDGRTVYEVEIIDINNKTQKVYVDAQNGQITSDR from the coding sequence ATGAAACAAGCCATCGCAATTGCGCTGTTGTCCGGCTTGGTGACGAGTCCAGCCTGGGCAGTATTCGAAACTAATGCACAGTTGGCCGCTTCTGCAACGGTGTCCTTGGAGGATGCGGTGAAACATGCCTTGAAAGCCGTTCCCGGAAAGGCCGTGGAGGCTGAAATCGGAAAGGAAGACGGCCGGACGGTCTATGAGGTCGAAATCATCGACATCAACAACAAGACGCAGAAGGTGTATGTCGATGCGCAGAACGGTCAGATCACGAGTGACCGATGA
- a CDS encoding PAS domain-containing protein: protein MTPVLQLLPSVTRFAALAAIIWPLLVLLSWTYDPSWVSALHPSLRTIKPVTVMSILSCGLALWLLADESAVTRLRRRCAQTAAGVASLLAGLTLAEYVFGINIGIDLWFTHDIDIDTALHPGRMAPLTACLTLLLSLALITLDQPVSNDQHPSQYAALAGMTMGAIALVGYLYGVRSLYQVGSFSTVSLYTATLLFLIGLGILAARPTRGFMATLMCDDLGGVMLRRMLPFAIGLPILAGWIRITAQRSGYYDFNFGVALAVAAVMLIMLTSLWVLAGSLNKTDGQKKHILQILQQREARHRLALRAGRMGTFHQDLDNHTLALSPELEVMLGVSAMSFGGTLASFGRLIHPDDWEQVQAAIEEAVVNRGSYALECRVLRQAPLTEAWIAITGQVLPDSTGHPRQITGVMFDITERKRAEATLRESEAHFRMLADATPVLVWMAGPDRLCTWLNRSWLDYTGRALEEELGNGRLTNIHPDDRAMFVQSYNTHCSGHEPFELEYRLRRQDGTYGWILDRGVPLLTETGLLTGYLGAAIDITDRKHAEEQLQRWTVELEKRVDERTRALQRSQSRLRALASDLSTTEQQERRRLATELHDYLAQLLVVGRMKLGQARPQVKDPKAQQLLSETDDVFTQSLNYTRSLVAELSPQVLYQFGLPAALKWLASQMRTHGLSVSLHCEIEHLPMAEERAVILYQSVRELLFNVVKHAETAEASITLRPSPGNWTTITVADGGRGFDPETLLETDRDHPGQFGLFNVQERVEAIGGHLSLLSGEGQGTTVTITVPVETTAPSARSIAAEHLHQSRTRAISSQRLRVLLVDDHAMVRQGLRSVLDSYEDLDVIGEAGDGEAAIALTATLEPDVVVMDINMPKVDGIEATRQILATHPDIVIIGLSVQNERHIEEAMLSAGAAVFVTKERAAGQLYEAIVNTVRAGR from the coding sequence ATGACTCCAGTCCTGCAGCTCCTGCCGTCTGTCACTCGCTTCGCGGCCCTCGCGGCCATCATCTGGCCACTGCTCGTTCTGCTGTCCTGGACCTATGACCCTTCCTGGGTGTCCGCCCTCCATCCATCCTTGCGGACGATCAAGCCCGTCACCGTGATGTCGATCCTCTCCTGCGGGCTTGCGTTGTGGTTGCTGGCGGACGAATCGGCAGTGACCCGGCTTCGCCGACGATGCGCCCAGACTGCCGCCGGCGTCGCAAGCCTCCTTGCCGGACTTACCCTGGCTGAATACGTCTTCGGTATCAACATCGGTATCGATCTCTGGTTCACGCACGACATCGATATCGACACCGCCTTGCACCCTGGACGCATGGCACCCCTCACCGCCTGTCTCACCCTGCTGTTGTCTCTCGCATTGATCACCCTCGACCAACCGGTGTCGAACGACCAGCATCCCTCCCAATATGCGGCACTGGCCGGAATGACCATGGGCGCCATCGCGCTGGTCGGCTATCTTTATGGGGTACGGTCCCTCTACCAGGTCGGTAGTTTCTCCACGGTCTCGCTGTACACCGCCACCCTGTTGTTTCTGATCGGTCTCGGAATACTTGCCGCGAGGCCGACGAGAGGATTCATGGCCACGCTGATGTGCGATGATCTCGGCGGGGTGATGCTGCGACGCATGCTGCCCTTTGCCATCGGCCTCCCGATTCTTGCCGGGTGGATCCGCATCACCGCGCAACGATCAGGCTATTACGACTTCAACTTCGGAGTCGCCTTGGCCGTGGCTGCGGTCATGTTGATCATGCTCACCTCGCTCTGGGTGCTGGCCGGCAGCCTGAACAAAACCGACGGTCAGAAAAAACACATCCTGCAAATTCTGCAACAGCGGGAAGCTCGTCATCGCCTGGCATTGAGAGCCGGGCGTATGGGCACGTTTCATCAAGATCTCGACAATCACACCCTCGCATTGTCGCCTGAATTGGAAGTCATGCTCGGTGTATCGGCCATGAGCTTCGGCGGGACGCTGGCCTCTTTCGGCCGCCTCATTCACCCGGATGACTGGGAACAGGTGCAGGCGGCCATCGAAGAAGCGGTCGTCAACCGAGGCTCATACGCTCTGGAGTGTCGCGTGCTGCGCCAGGCTCCGCTCACGGAAGCCTGGATTGCAATCACCGGCCAAGTCCTCCCGGATTCCACCGGCCACCCGCGGCAGATTACCGGGGTGATGTTCGACATCACGGAACGGAAACGGGCGGAAGCGACGTTGCGTGAGAGCGAAGCCCACTTCCGTATGCTGGCCGATGCCACGCCGGTGCTGGTCTGGATGGCGGGGCCGGACCGACTGTGCACCTGGCTGAACCGATCCTGGCTTGACTATACGGGACGCGCGCTCGAGGAGGAATTGGGTAACGGCCGCCTCACCAACATTCATCCCGATGATCGGGCGATGTTCGTCCAATCATACAACACACACTGCTCTGGTCATGAGCCGTTTGAATTGGAATATCGTCTGCGTCGGCAGGACGGGACGTATGGCTGGATCCTGGACCGCGGGGTTCCGCTGTTGACGGAAACCGGCCTGCTGACGGGCTATCTCGGCGCGGCGATCGATATCACCGACCGCAAGCACGCGGAGGAACAACTCCAGCGGTGGACCGTCGAACTCGAAAAGCGGGTCGACGAACGCACGCGAGCGCTGCAGCGCTCACAGTCCCGATTGCGCGCCCTGGCCTCGGATCTCAGTACGACGGAACAGCAGGAACGTCGCCGACTGGCCACCGAACTACACGATTACCTGGCCCAACTGTTGGTCGTCGGACGAATGAAGCTCGGTCAGGCCAGGCCACAGGTGAAGGACCCGAAAGCCCAGCAATTGTTGAGCGAGACCGACGACGTGTTCACGCAATCGCTCAACTATACCCGGTCGCTGGTCGCAGAATTGAGTCCGCAGGTCTTGTATCAATTCGGTCTCCCCGCTGCGCTCAAATGGTTAGCGAGCCAAATGAGAACCCATGGGCTCAGCGTCTCGCTCCACTGCGAGATTGAACACCTTCCCATGGCTGAGGAACGTGCCGTGATCCTCTACCAGAGCGTTCGGGAGCTGCTGTTCAATGTCGTCAAACATGCCGAGACGGCCGAAGCCTCGATCACGCTGAGGCCAAGCCCGGGGAATTGGACGACCATCACCGTCGCCGATGGTGGACGCGGGTTTGATCCGGAGACCCTTCTGGAAACGGATCGCGATCACCCCGGACAATTCGGGCTCTTTAACGTGCAAGAGCGTGTGGAAGCCATCGGCGGACATTTGAGTTTACTGTCGGGAGAAGGACAGGGAACGACCGTCACCATCACCGTTCCCGTGGAAACAACCGCGCCCTCAGCCCGGTCCATCGCAGCAGAACACCTGCATCAGTCGAGGACACGGGCGATCTCCTCCCAACGGCTACGCGTGTTGCTCGTCGATGACCACGCGATGGTACGGCAAGGATTGCGCAGTGTATTGGACAGCTATGAAGATCTCGACGTGATCGGAGAAGCCGGCGATGGAGAGGCCGCGATCGCGCTCACGGCGACCCTCGAACCGGACGTGGTGGTGATGGACATCAATATGCCGAAAGTCGACGGCATTGAGGCGACACGCCAAATCCTCGCCACCCATCCGGACATCGTGATCATCGGGTTGTCCGTCCAGAACGAACGCCACATCGAGGAAGCGATGCTCAGCGCCGGTGCGGCGGTCTTCGTGACCAAAGAACGCGCCGCCGGCCAACTGTATGAAGCGATCGTCAACACCGTTCGCGCCGGCCGATGA
- a CDS encoding bacterioferritin, which produces MSRTKGQSSFVQDIQALRDRARQHIEDGAQTADDRADRDTVLRLLNEALATEIVCVLRYRRHYFMAQGMNAESVKAEFLTHAGEEQIHADQLAARIVQLGGEPNLSPAGLTERSHSEYVEGDDLEEMIKEDLVAERIAIESYRDMIAFVRNDDPTTRRLLEEILAKEEEHAEDLVSLLK; this is translated from the coding sequence ATGAGCCGCACAAAAGGACAGTCTTCATTCGTTCAGGATATCCAGGCCCTCAGAGATCGGGCTCGCCAGCATATTGAGGATGGAGCACAGACCGCGGATGACCGGGCGGATCGCGACACCGTGCTGCGGTTGCTCAACGAGGCCTTGGCCACGGAGATCGTCTGCGTCCTGCGCTATCGTCGGCACTATTTCATGGCGCAGGGGATGAATGCGGAGAGCGTGAAGGCTGAATTCCTCACCCATGCGGGAGAAGAACAGATCCATGCCGATCAATTGGCTGCGCGCATCGTGCAACTGGGCGGGGAACCCAACCTGTCGCCGGCCGGTCTGACGGAGCGGAGTCATAGCGAGTATGTGGAAGGAGATGATCTTGAGGAGATGATCAAGGAAGATCTGGTGGCCGAACGTATCGCCATCGAAAGTTATCGAGACATGATTGCCTTCGTGCGGAACGACGATCCGACGACCCGGCGCCTATTGGAAGAGATCCTCGCCAAGGAAGAGGAACATGCTGAGGATCTAGTCAGCCTATTGAAGTAA
- a CDS encoding CsbD family protein, whose amino-acid sequence MNQDQFEGKWKQFKGELKKQWGEFTDDDLLAIEGRVDKLEGKIQERYGDRREEVKRWVDEWFDHHGSRPRES is encoded by the coding sequence GTGAACCAGGATCAGTTTGAAGGCAAATGGAAGCAGTTCAAGGGCGAATTGAAGAAACAGTGGGGTGAGTTTACCGACGACGACTTGTTGGCCATCGAAGGCCGCGTCGACAAACTCGAGGGCAAGATTCAGGAACGGTATGGCGACCGCCGGGAAGAGGTGAAACGGTGGGTCGATGAGTGGTTCGATCACCACGGCAGCCGTCCGCGCGAGTCATGA
- a CDS encoding CsbD family protein yields MNTDQFKGKWVQFKGEVKKQWGKFTDDDLMQIEGDYDKFVGRVQERYGDKKDEIVRWADDWYRRQGQSSPAQREAQRPR; encoded by the coding sequence ATGAACACGGACCAGTTCAAAGGAAAGTGGGTGCAGTTCAAAGGGGAGGTGAAGAAGCAATGGGGGAAATTCACGGACGATGACTTAATGCAGATCGAGGGCGACTACGACAAATTCGTGGGCCGGGTGCAGGAGCGCTATGGAGACAAGAAGGATGAAATCGTCCGATGGGCCGACGATTGGTACAGGCGGCAGGGGCAATCGTCCCCAGCGCAGCGCGAGGCTCAGCGGCCTCGTTGA
- a CDS encoding porin family protein, translating to MMTRLIFPVVLTIGVALTAWGLPIPAIATAADDKNLFEQIDIGLLSIGGRATYVDPKDGSSRWFGGGQVRLHPSRYLAFEGSVDYRRNDIGDTRVHTYPVQVSALIYPLGTTRLAPFLLGGGGWYYTTVKGPGGFDDTQNRFGAHAGGGLQFFFNKHVSIDSTYRYIWLEKIQSKDQNIVDKKFQDNGHMVTVGVNFHF from the coding sequence ATGATGACACGATTGATCTTCCCGGTTGTGCTGACGATTGGAGTTGCGTTGACGGCCTGGGGGCTGCCCATACCGGCGATCGCGACGGCGGCCGATGACAAGAATCTCTTCGAACAGATCGATATCGGATTGTTGTCCATCGGTGGTCGAGCCACGTACGTCGATCCAAAAGACGGATCTAGTCGGTGGTTCGGGGGCGGTCAGGTACGGCTGCACCCCTCACGCTATCTGGCCTTCGAAGGGTCGGTCGACTATCGACGCAATGACATCGGCGACACACGTGTCCATACCTATCCTGTGCAGGTGTCTGCGCTCATTTATCCACTTGGCACGACCAGGCTTGCACCGTTTCTGTTGGGCGGTGGAGGCTGGTACTACACCACGGTCAAGGGACCTGGCGGCTTCGACGACACCCAGAATCGATTCGGCGCCCATGCCGGCGGGGGATTGCAGTTCTTCTTCAATAAGCATGTCTCGATCGACAGCACCTACCGATACATCTGGCTGGAGAAGATCCAATCCAAGGACCAGAACATCGTAGATAAGAAGTTTCAGGACAACGGGCACATGGTGACGGTCGGCGTCAACTTCCATTTTTAA
- a CDS encoding DUF1328 domain-containing protein, with product MLSWAVTFLVIGLIAGVLGVSGVAGTATHIAYVLFVVFLILAAIGMVMGKRPPVA from the coding sequence ATGCTAAGCTGGGCAGTTACATTTCTTGTCATCGGGCTCATCGCCGGCGTGCTGGGCGTATCAGGCGTGGCGGGCACTGCGACCCACATCGCCTATGTCTTGTTCGTCGTGTTTCTGATTCTTGCGGCGATCGGGATGGTCATGGGGAAACGTCCCCCTGTGGCCTGA